One genomic segment of Terriglobia bacterium includes these proteins:
- a CDS encoding SpoIIE family protein phosphatase, translating into MTLALLFLLTAGYQFRHAKFVLDYIDGRAWAVTDPGVVNLGSPVIQSVSKETEEAGVHAGDTILALNGKSYRGLSDLIRVVEFAQPVDFFTVKVRHKSGYPSEETIRVPFVPRKAAASDQWFFIVILHLLLPFCCVVLGFWVSVARPRDPLAWLLLALLLGFSQLFSLGLENQDGTLISNLAFAYHLWLAASWFIWLFLLGLYFPSHLAFERRIPWLKWLLLVPLGISSVMQVVLFEGLLQDDLFGAHFLVYYQKFSRFFAILPLVAIVLFFGAIIVKYFLEPTADAKRRLRLLYTGIFLALAPTITLLIVGSRTGRALDDFPPWIELPCLLMTFLFPLTLAYLIVIHRAMDVRVVIRQGVQYTLARGGVTILQGALAAGLVVTISYVVASHRTRLPQTIALIALGMVIILRLRWVMQRVAAWIDRRFFRESYNAELLLSDLSEKVRTMVETRPLLETVTSRIAESLHVPRIAVLLDALGPYRPAYALGYDGTLDVTFPRGGTVERLRESKEPARIYLTDPDSWVQTSPEVSEEERQRLGQLQAELLLPLLVKDRLLGFISLSQKRSEEAYSGTDLRLLNSVASQTALALENARLTAAIADEVAQRERLNRELEIAREVQERLLPQELPVIEGLDYDGICRPALGVGGDYYDFIDLPDGRLAIAVGDVSGKGISAALMMANLQACLRSQATTSPGDLGGIVTRINKLIFQASASNRYVTFFLAEYAPATRQLCYVNAGHNPPLLFRHGKIGMAPERLEVGGPVIGLLKHFSFQQGALRLEPGDLLVAFTDGITESMNLQDEEWGEDALVHTAQSCKGLRAHEIVARILAGAEAFAAGAQQHDDMTLVALQVVPH; encoded by the coding sequence GTGACTCTTGCGCTTTTGTTTCTACTCACGGCTGGGTATCAATTCCGCCACGCGAAATTTGTTCTGGACTACATTGATGGGCGCGCCTGGGCTGTCACCGATCCAGGCGTCGTCAACCTGGGCAGTCCAGTCATCCAGTCCGTGAGCAAGGAGACCGAGGAGGCGGGGGTCCATGCGGGCGATACGATTCTCGCCCTCAATGGAAAGTCTTATCGAGGCCTATCGGATTTGATCCGGGTGGTTGAGTTTGCGCAGCCCGTGGATTTTTTCACAGTGAAGGTGCGTCACAAAAGCGGCTACCCATCTGAGGAAACAATTCGCGTTCCTTTTGTCCCGAGAAAGGCGGCGGCGTCAGATCAATGGTTTTTTATTGTCATTCTTCATTTGTTGTTGCCCTTCTGTTGTGTGGTGCTGGGGTTCTGGGTGAGTGTGGCCCGTCCGAGAGATCCGCTGGCGTGGCTTTTGCTGGCGTTGCTCCTCGGCTTCAGTCAACTATTTTCGCTGGGACTCGAGAATCAGGATGGGACGCTGATCAGCAACCTGGCGTTCGCCTATCATCTGTGGCTTGCTGCAAGTTGGTTTATTTGGCTCTTCCTGCTGGGACTTTATTTTCCGTCACATCTCGCCTTCGAGCGCCGCATCCCCTGGCTGAAATGGCTGCTTCTCGTTCCTCTTGGTATTTCCTCGGTGATGCAGGTGGTGCTGTTTGAAGGATTGCTTCAGGATGATCTGTTCGGCGCCCACTTCTTGGTTTACTATCAGAAATTCAGCAGATTCTTTGCGATCCTCCCCCTGGTTGCAATTGTGCTCTTCTTCGGAGCGATCATTGTCAAGTATTTCCTCGAACCCACTGCGGACGCTAAACGGAGACTACGACTGTTATATACCGGGATCTTCCTGGCGCTTGCGCCCACGATCACCCTGCTGATCGTCGGCAGCCGGACCGGCAGAGCCCTCGATGATTTTCCTCCCTGGATAGAGCTGCCCTGCCTGCTGATGACGTTCCTCTTCCCTTTGACACTGGCCTATCTCATCGTGATCCACAGAGCGATGGATGTCCGGGTCGTAATCCGACAGGGGGTTCAATACACCCTGGCGCGCGGTGGCGTGACGATTCTCCAAGGGGCGCTTGCTGCAGGGCTGGTGGTGACTATTTCTTATGTGGTGGCGTCTCACCGAACCCGCTTGCCTCAAACCATTGCCCTCATTGCCCTGGGCATGGTCATCATTTTGCGTCTCCGCTGGGTCATGCAAAGGGTGGCGGCGTGGATCGACCGCCGATTCTTCCGCGAATCCTACAATGCGGAGCTCCTTCTATCAGACTTGAGTGAAAAAGTGCGAACCATGGTCGAGACCCGTCCTTTGCTGGAAACCGTGACAAGCCGAATCGCCGAATCCTTGCATGTGCCCCGCATTGCCGTGTTGCTCGACGCCCTCGGACCTTACCGGCCCGCTTATGCGCTCGGGTATGATGGCACCCTGGACGTTACATTTCCTCGTGGGGGAACCGTCGAGCGCTTGCGCGAAAGCAAGGAACCCGCCCGCATCTACCTGACCGATCCCGATAGCTGGGTTCAGACCTCTCCCGAGGTGAGCGAAGAGGAACGCCAGAGGCTGGGACAACTCCAGGCGGAGCTGCTGTTGCCACTCCTTGTCAAAGACCGGCTGCTGGGTTTCATCAGTCTGAGCCAGAAGAGGTCAGAAGAGGCTTATTCCGGAACCGACTTGCGACTCCTCAATTCGGTGGCTTCGCAAACTGCCCTGGCGCTGGAGAACGCTCGTCTGACGGCAGCCATTGCCGACGAGGTTGCGCAGCGCGAGCGGCTGAACCGCGAACTTGAAATTGCGCGCGAGGTTCAAGAGCGCTTGCTGCCCCAGGAGCTGCCGGTCATTGAGGGATTGGACTATGACGGTATCTGCCGGCCGGCGCTGGGTGTCGGAGGCGACTATTACGACTTCATCGATCTTCCCGACGGCAGGCTGGCGATCGCGGTTGGGGATGTTTCAGGGAAAGGGATTTCGGCGGCCCTGATGATGGCAAATCTGCAGGCCTGCCTGCGGAGCCAGGCGACGACCTCCCCCGGAGACCTGGGCGGCATTGTCACTCGAATTAACAAACTAATCTTCCAAGCTTCGGCCTCCAATCGGTATGTCACGTTTTTCCTCGCTGAATATGCTCCCGCCACCCGACAACTTTGCTATGTCAACGCGGGACACAATCCTCCCCTGCTCTTCCGACATGGCAAGATCGGGATGGCTCCCGAGCGGCTGGAAGTGGGTGGCCCCGTGATCGGGTTATTGAAGCATTTTTCTTTTCAGCAGGGCGCTCTGAGGCTCGAACCCGGCGACCTGCTGGTGGCCTTTACCGACGGCATTACCGAAAGTATGAATCTGCAGGATGAGGAGTGGGGCGAGGACGCCCTCGTCCACACCGCGCAAAGCTGCAAGGGACTGAGGGCCCACGAAATCGTCGCGCGAATTCTGGCTGGTGCCGAGGCCTTTGCTGCCGGCGCCCAACAGCATGACGACATGACCCTGGTGGCATTACAGGTCGTCCCACATTGA
- a CDS encoding PadR family transcriptional regulator, producing the protein MVPFRAEVLQGTLDLMVLKILEVTGPMHGYGIARRLEQISENTLQMNQGTLYPALLRLHKRGWITSKWGTSENNRRARYYSLTNGGRKQLAAETRSWERRAGIIARLLQGAEGV; encoded by the coding sequence GTGGTTCCATTCAGGGCCGAAGTCCTGCAGGGGACGCTGGATCTGATGGTGTTGAAGATCCTGGAGGTCACGGGTCCGATGCACGGTTACGGGATCGCCCGCCGGCTTGAACAGATCTCCGAAAACACGCTTCAGATGAATCAGGGGACACTTTATCCGGCCCTTCTCCGCCTTCACAAGAGGGGCTGGATCACTTCAAAGTGGGGAACGTCGGAGAACAATCGGCGCGCCCGGTATTACTCGCTGACGAACGGGGGACGCAAGCAGCTGGCTGCTGAAACCAGGAGCTGGGAGCGAAGGGCAGGCATCATCGCCCGCCTGTTGCAAGGAGCAGAGGGGGTATGA
- a CDS encoding GNAT family N-acetyltransferase — translation MISIRVFDNEDLSAVQKFYSEMEYSGGLNPSDRLVIAKEESRIIGVLRVCEEQGHLLLRGMRVRPDRRGQGIGELMLAVAETVIGQRTCYGLAYPDLVAFYGRIGFIPVNLSHAPEFLQARWAGYRERGVETVPIMRSVPQEKESDIQ, via the coding sequence ATGATCTCAATTCGCGTGTTCGACAATGAGGATTTGAGCGCGGTACAGAAGTTCTATTCGGAGATGGAGTATTCGGGAGGCCTGAACCCATCGGATCGGCTTGTCATCGCCAAGGAGGAGAGCAGAATCATTGGCGTCCTGCGCGTCTGTGAAGAGCAGGGTCACCTGTTGCTCCGGGGAATGCGCGTTCGACCGGACCGGAGAGGGCAAGGCATAGGAGAGCTCATGCTTGCCGTGGCTGAAACAGTGATCGGACAGCGCACCTGTTATGGCTTGGCCTATCCGGATCTGGTGGCATTCTATGGACGCATTGGCTTCATTCCCGTGAATCTCTCCCATGCCCCCGAATTCTTACAAGCCCGATGGGCGGGCTACCGCGAACGGGGTGTAGAAACGGTTCCAATCATGCGGTCGGTACCGCAAGAGAAGGAGTCGGATATTCAATAG
- a CDS encoding ABC transporter ATP-binding protein produces the protein MNSIDVATPAISARGITKRYGKLTAVNNLQLEVKQGEILGFLGLNGAGKTTTIRILLDLLRPTSGKAFILGHDCQADGLKARSLVGYLPGEMGLYSHLTGREVLDFLAGLNQQIVDRQYQGELQDRLELPEADLRRKLREYSTGMKRKLGLIQAFQADPPLLILDEPTEGLDPLMQDSFYELLAGVQHRGRTIFMSSHVLSEVEHVCNRIALLRKGELVLLSTVEDIRGLAPRRVRVFFSEEVKLEQDLPPGHEAVEINPRMWSLRVEGPLGPLLKRLSGLPVRDIEFEERRLEDVLIPYYREGAS, from the coding sequence GTGAATTCAATCGACGTAGCCACGCCAGCCATCTCCGCCCGCGGGATCACGAAACGCTACGGAAAATTGACCGCGGTGAACAACCTCCAGCTGGAAGTCAAGCAAGGCGAGATCCTCGGATTTCTCGGTTTGAACGGGGCAGGGAAGACCACGACGATTCGCATCTTGCTGGACCTGCTCCGGCCGACGAGCGGCAAGGCATTCATCCTGGGACATGACTGCCAGGCGGACGGCCTCAAGGCGCGATCACTCGTCGGCTACCTTCCGGGAGAGATGGGCTTGTATTCCCACTTGACTGGGCGGGAGGTGTTGGATTTCCTTGCCGGACTCAATCAACAGATTGTCGATCGACAATACCAGGGCGAACTTCAAGACCGGTTAGAACTCCCGGAAGCCGACCTGCGACGGAAGTTGCGTGAATATAGTACTGGCATGAAGCGCAAGCTCGGGCTCATCCAGGCGTTTCAGGCTGATCCACCGCTCCTGATCCTGGACGAACCCACAGAGGGCCTCGATCCATTGATGCAGGATTCGTTCTATGAACTGCTGGCGGGCGTCCAGCATCGCGGTCGAACGATCTTCATGTCCTCGCACGTCCTCTCGGAGGTGGAGCACGTCTGTAATCGGATCGCCCTGCTTCGCAAAGGGGAACTGGTGCTTCTCTCGACGGTAGAAGATATCCGGGGGCTGGCCCCGCGCCGAGTGCGAGTGTTCTTTTCAGAGGAGGTCAAGCTCGAACAGGATTTGCCACCGGGCCACGAAGCCGTCGAAATCAATCCCCGCATGTGGAGCTTGCGCGTCGAGGGTCCGCTGGGCCCTCTCCTCAAGCGGCTTTCGGGACTTCCGGTGCGGGACATCGAATTTGAAGAACGGCGTCTTGAAGACGTGCTCATCCCATACTATCGCGAAGGGGCGTCATGA
- a CDS encoding ABC transporter permease, translating into MRGPLILLAHSFRRVRTLVLVMGVLLAAFQVFLIIVARSLQSSNAFAQIGSMIPPFMREIMGPSITSFLSFDGLVCVGYFHLAVMGSLVALSMTLSTTPTSEIETGFMDLILARPLARHWIITRSILVTTVSTVALLVMMMIGTWGGLKTLAPRDVAWPAPGLILSLAANLGLLMLCWSGVAMAIGAASRRRSVAGALVGLLALATFLLDYIARAWPPAESVAWMSPFRYYSPFELLMGSPLPARNLIVLAGIAIAGFVLAYILFSRRDISQ; encoded by the coding sequence ATGAGAGGCCCGTTGATCCTGCTCGCTCATTCGTTCCGGCGGGTGCGGACTCTCGTCCTGGTGATGGGAGTTTTGCTGGCCGCCTTTCAGGTGTTTCTGATCATTGTGGCGAGATCGCTTCAGTCATCCAATGCGTTCGCGCAGATTGGCTCGATGATTCCTCCGTTCATGCGCGAGATCATGGGGCCTTCCATCACGAGCTTTCTATCCTTCGATGGACTCGTCTGTGTGGGGTATTTTCACTTGGCCGTGATGGGTTCGCTGGTCGCGCTTTCCATGACCCTTTCGACCACCCCGACCTCGGAAATTGAAACCGGCTTCATGGATTTAATCCTGGCCCGCCCCTTGGCGCGCCACTGGATCATCACGCGATCGATCCTGGTGACGACGGTCTCTACGGTGGCGCTCCTTGTCATGATGATGATCGGCACCTGGGGCGGCCTTAAGACGCTTGCCCCCAGAGACGTGGCGTGGCCGGCGCCAGGACTGATTCTGTCGCTTGCCGCCAACCTGGGGCTGCTCATGCTGTGCTGGAGTGGAGTCGCCATGGCGATCGGCGCCGCATCTCGACGTCGGAGTGTGGCCGGGGCGCTCGTGGGTCTCCTCGCACTGGCGACGTTTCTTCTGGACTATATTGCGCGCGCTTGGCCCCCGGCCGAATCGGTCGCCTGGATGTCTCCCTTTCGGTATTACAGCCCGTTTGAGTTGTTGATGGGCAGTCCACTGCCAGCCAGGAACCTGATCGTGCTCGCAGGCATAGCCATAGCGGGATTTGTGCTCGCCTATATTCTGTTCTCCCGAAGAGATATCTCGCAATGA
- a CDS encoding multidrug efflux RND transporter permease subunit, which yields MSSNISAPFVRRPVATSLLTLAILMAGAVAFRFLPVAPLPQVDFPTISVNAGLPGASPETMASAVATPLERQFGRIAAVTQMTSSSSLGSTNVTLQFDLNRDINAAARDVQAAINAARGQLPADLPGQPWYRKVNPADAPILLLGLSSENIPRGEVYDAADSILAQKLSQVEGVGQVFVWGGARPAVRVDVNPNQLNAYGISLDQVRSVLFTANANRPKGQLSNQDESWQINTTDQLFKAKEYRPLIVAWKNGAPVRLDQIASVTDSVENTRNAGVSNGKPSVIMPIFRQPGANMIETVDRIFGLLPVLQNSISPSIHLGVILDRTTTIRASIKDIEITLMLSIVLVVLVVFAFLRNPWATAIPSIAVPLSLVGTFGVMYLLGYSVDNLSLMALTISTGFVVDDAIVVIENIARHLEAGMQPMQATLQGAREIGFTVISMSTSLIAVFIPILLMGGIVGRLFREFAVTLSVAITVSLLVSLTTTPMLCARFLRHEKREHGMAYRIAEGGFNWLYNTYHIGLRWVLRNQPVVLALTILTACVNVYLFIIVPKGFFPQQDTGRLTGSIVADQDISFSAITDKMMAFARIVQDDATVDTVTASTSSGNTARMFIQLKPLAERKMSADQVIARLRGKLAHIPGATLYLQAVQDVNVGGRGSNSQFQYTLQADTLQDLNYWAPLMLERLKKIPELRDANSDSQNHGLETQLVVDRDTASRLGVSMTAIDAALGDAFGQRQVSNIYKGLNQYHVVLEVAPEFQKNPEALKSIYVASKTGSLVPLSTFSHYETSYSSLSVNHQGIFPAITLSFNLAPGTALGDAVRDVKEAEREIRLPANVHANFQGTAQAFQDSLSSQPVLILTALAAVYIVLGVLYESYIHPITILSTLPSAGVGALLAIFIFHTDLNVMALIGIILLIGIVKKNAILMIDFAIQEERIRGKPPLEAIYQACLLRFRPIMMTTMAALLGALPLAIGGGTGAELRRPLGLTIVGGLILSQMLTLFTTPVVYLYLDRLQTWAQRLRLRRATSGLASE from the coding sequence ATTTCTTCGAACATTTCGGCGCCCTTTGTTCGCCGCCCCGTCGCGACCTCGCTTCTCACCCTGGCGATCCTGATGGCGGGAGCAGTCGCGTTTCGTTTTCTTCCCGTCGCCCCCTTGCCGCAGGTCGATTTTCCCACGATTTCGGTGAACGCCGGACTGCCGGGAGCGAGCCCGGAGACGATGGCTTCGGCCGTGGCCACTCCTCTCGAGCGGCAGTTCGGCCGCATCGCCGCCGTGACCCAGATGACCTCCTCCAGTTCACTGGGCTCAACCAACGTCACGCTGCAATTCGATCTGAACCGCGACATTAACGCTGCCGCCCGCGACGTCCAAGCCGCTATCAATGCTGCCCGAGGCCAGCTTCCGGCCGATCTCCCCGGCCAGCCCTGGTACCGCAAGGTCAACCCAGCCGATGCCCCCATTCTCTTGCTGGGACTTTCCTCCGAAAACATACCCCGCGGGGAGGTGTACGATGCCGCGGACTCCATTCTGGCCCAAAAACTCTCTCAGGTAGAAGGGGTAGGGCAGGTTTTTGTGTGGGGAGGCGCCCGGCCGGCGGTCCGGGTGGATGTGAATCCCAACCAGCTTAACGCGTACGGGATCAGTCTGGACCAGGTCCGCTCCGTCCTTTTTACGGCCAATGCGAACCGTCCCAAGGGCCAACTTTCGAATCAGGACGAGTCCTGGCAGATCAACACCACGGACCAGTTATTTAAGGCGAAGGAGTACCGCCCTCTCATCGTGGCATGGAAGAACGGGGCGCCCGTCCGATTGGATCAGATCGCCTCGGTCACAGACTCCGTGGAGAACACCCGGAATGCCGGAGTGTCCAACGGAAAACCAAGCGTGATCATGCCGATTTTCCGCCAGCCCGGGGCCAACATGATTGAAACCGTGGATCGCATCTTCGGGCTCCTGCCGGTTCTGCAAAACTCGATCTCCCCGTCCATCCATCTCGGTGTGATTCTCGACCGCACCACTACCATCCGGGCCTCGATCAAGGATATCGAAATCACGCTGATGCTTTCCATCGTGCTGGTGGTTTTGGTGGTGTTCGCCTTCTTGCGGAACCCCTGGGCCACCGCGATTCCGAGCATCGCCGTTCCGCTTTCACTGGTGGGCACATTTGGGGTGATGTACCTGCTGGGCTATAGCGTCGACAACCTTTCTTTGATGGCCCTGACCATTTCCACCGGGTTCGTGGTAGACGATGCCATCGTGGTCATTGAGAACATCGCCCGGCATCTCGAGGCGGGCATGCAGCCGATGCAGGCGACGTTGCAGGGCGCGCGCGAAATAGGATTCACGGTGATCTCGATGAGCACCTCGCTCATCGCTGTGTTCATCCCGATTCTTTTGATGGGCGGTATTGTGGGGCGGCTGTTCAGGGAGTTTGCCGTGACGCTGAGCGTGGCTATTACCGTCTCCTTGCTCGTGTCCCTGACGACCACCCCGATGTTATGCGCGCGCTTTCTGCGCCACGAAAAGCGCGAACATGGCATGGCTTACCGCATCGCCGAAGGGGGCTTTAACTGGCTTTATAACACCTACCACATCGGCTTGCGATGGGTTTTGCGAAATCAGCCGGTGGTGCTGGCTTTGACTATTCTGACTGCGTGCGTCAACGTGTACCTCTTCATCATTGTGCCGAAGGGCTTTTTCCCCCAACAAGACACGGGTCGATTGACAGGAAGCATCGTGGCCGATCAGGACATCTCTTTTTCAGCCATTACCGACAAGATGATGGCTTTCGCCAGGATAGTTCAGGATGACGCGACGGTTGACACCGTCACGGCATCAACCAGCAGCGGGAACACGGCACGCATGTTTATTCAGCTGAAGCCCCTGGCGGAGCGCAAGATGAGCGCCGACCAGGTGATCGCCCGGCTGCGCGGCAAGTTGGCCCATATCCCCGGGGCCACGTTATATCTTCAGGCCGTCCAGGACGTTAATGTGGGCGGACGCGGGAGTAATTCACAGTTCCAGTATACCTTGCAGGCCGATACCCTGCAGGACTTGAATTACTGGGCGCCCCTCATGTTAGAACGCCTGAAAAAGATCCCCGAACTCAGGGATGCGAACAGTGATTCGCAGAACCACGGTCTTGAGACCCAGTTGGTCGTGGACCGGGATACCGCCTCCCGGCTCGGTGTCTCCATGACCGCCATTGACGCCGCCCTGGGCGACGCCTTCGGCCAGCGGCAGGTCTCCAATATTTATAAGGGCCTGAATCAATACCATGTGGTGTTGGAAGTGGCGCCCGAGTTTCAGAAGAATCCGGAGGCGCTCAAGTCCATTTACGTCGCTTCAAAGACGGGCAGCCTGGTCCCCCTCAGCACGTTCTCGCACTATGAGACGTCGTACAGTTCCCTCTCCGTCAACCATCAGGGGATCTTCCCCGCCATCACGCTCTCGTTTAATCTGGCGCCGGGCACCGCGCTGGGCGATGCCGTGCGCGACGTCAAAGAGGCAGAGCGTGAAATCCGGTTGCCGGCAAATGTCCACGCCAACTTCCAGGGCACGGCGCAGGCCTTCCAGGATTCACTTTCCAGCCAGCCTGTTTTAATTCTGACCGCTCTCGCAGCTGTTTACATCGTGCTGGGGGTACTTTACGAAAGCTATATCCACCCCATTACGATCCTCTCGACCCTCCCTTCGGCCGGTGTGGGGGCGCTGCTCGCGATCTTTATCTTTCATACCGACCTCAACGTGATGGCGCTGATCGGGATTATCCTATTGATCGGCATTGTTAAGAAAAATGCCATCCTGATGATTGATTTTGCCATTCAGGAGGAACGCATCCGGGGCAAGCCGCCCCTAGAGGCGATTTATCAAGCATGCCTGCTCCGCTTTCGCCCCATCATGATGACCACGATGGCGGCCTTGCTGGGGGCCTTGCCGCTCGCCATCGGGGGGGGCACCGGGGCTGAACTCCGCCGTCCGCTGGGTCTCACCATCGTCGGAGGCCTCATCCTGAGCCAGATGCTGACGCTGTTCACTACCCCGGTTGTTTACCTCTACCTCGACCGGCTTCAGACTTGGGCCCAGCGCTTGCGCTTGCGTCGCGCCACGTCGGGACTGGCGTCTGAATGA